The Halobacterium sp. R2-5 DNA segment GTCACCACCCCCGTTTCCTAAAACTGGTTTTCCTCTCTCACGCTACGCCTCAATCCCGAAATCCAACGTAAGAAGCTTCGAACCGTTATATGGTGGCCAAGCGAACTCCTCGATGAGACGTCTGACCTAATCGTCAAAGCAGCTGTGAAAGATGCACTGGCGGACTACAACGTCTCGGTAGATTTCTACGACGGCCTCCACGAGGAGGTCGCCCTGGACGGTGACCAGCGCCGCCAGGTCTACCCTTGGAAGTTCTATGGGCTCACGGAGGAGGTCAAGAGTTCCCGAAAGAACACAACCTGCTCGCCGCGGAGGAGACGCTCCAGCAGATCTACGACACCATCGCTGATAAGCCCGGGAAGATGATCAAGTACGAGAACGCGCCCCCTTCCCGACGACGTCTAACGGGACGTTCTATTTCCGAATAGTTTGCTATTCGTACTCTTCAGAGGATGACAAGACGATATCTGGTTAACCAACAAATCTATGTCGATACGCCTTTGTTGGTTAACACGAGGCGACCGTGGATGTCCTACGAGCCACCGACGCCGCCGGCGGAGCTCCCGACAAACCTCGTCAATACGCTCAGCGAGTACTCTTCTGAGCAGCTACAGCACGTTGCCCGCTACGCTGAAGAGCTAGCTGAGCACAAAGCTCGCGAGGCACGTCTCGAAGAGGACTCAGATGAAAACGAGATCGAAGAACGCCCCGACGATCTGCCGGACGACGTCCCAGCGAAGGCCACAGTCACGATCAAGGAGATTAACGACAACCGCTACTACTACTGGCAGTGGCGGGATGGCGATGAAATCAAATCCCAGTACAAGGAGCCAGTGAATTCAGACGAGTGATAGCAACCGTCCACGTTCGACTTTGTTACGAGAGATTACGAGACGCGGTGTCGTGGGTAACACTACCTCGAAAGCTGAGGACAACACATCGATAGAGGTGTGTCTCGACTGGAAGGGGTCCATCGAACACATCGATAGAGGGGTGACTACGGACGACGGCTTAGTAGGCCGATATCTTGAGTATTTTAATTATCGGCACAGAAAAACCACGCCAGAACACTAGGTGAGGGATTGGAGGGGGTTCCAGCTATATCCGGAGATAGAGGATTTTAGCGCCCAGATCACACTTCGATAGAGGTGTGTGGTGTGAAGATAGGATACGCGGCTAAGGAGAAGAGTGGGTGATTGTGGATCGAGCGGTTTGAGCGTGATATGGGTCAACACGGCAGTACACATCGATAGAGGGGTGTCTCCTTCCGGGAGACAATCCTGAGACGAATTCGAAAGACGGGACAGTTCGGCGACGATAGAAGTCGCTCAGGTTTCGTTGCGAACCTGTGCTTTCACGACTGACTCGACCTCATCAGTCGAGACCATCTCGATACGAGAGTCCTCACGCAGCGTTTCCAGAATCGTCTCCGGGCGTTCGCCGAACTGGAATTCGAGGAACATCCCCGAACTAGGACCGTGGCTCCGACGCTCGAAGTCCACCAGCGAGTACGTCGTCAGCTCCTTCATCTTGTTGACGTAGGTCTCCTGGTGGTACTGGTCCGCATCGATCGACTCTGTCAGGTACTGATACACCTGGTATCCAGTGGTACTCCGTGCCGTTCCGCCGTCCGTTTGGGCTGCCACCGATGCCGTAGCGTACAAGCAGAGTTTCTTCTGGGTGCTGATCCCACGGACAACCTCAAGGACGCGGTTCTTCTCGACTTTGTCCTGGGCCATCCGGACGTGCTTCTCGCGAATTTCTTGATCGCCCTCGCGTTCGGCGAGTTCCCCAGCAACGCGCATCAAATCGATAGCTTTCCGCGCGTCACCGTGGGTTTGGGCCGCGAAGGCAGCCGCCAACGGGATGACTTCGTCGTTCACCACGCCATCGTGGAAGGCGTCTTGCCGGCGCCGGAGAATCGACTGGAGCTGGTTCGCGTCGTAGTCATCGAAGTGGACGTCTTCCGGCGTGAACGAGCTCAGAGCGCGGCTACCGACGGACTCCATCATCTTCGTGTCGTTTGAGATTGCGACGACGGAGATGTACGCCTGGAGGTCGTCGCTAGCACCGGCCCGCGAGAGCTGGTACAGGAGCCGCGAGAAAGCCGGGTCTTGCTTGTCGCGTCGGCCGACGAGCATGTCGAGTTCGTCGAGGACGAAGACGACTGAATCGAAGTTCTCGTTGACGATGCGGTAGAGTTCGTCCCATTTCTCCTTGGTCGCGACGCCGTGTTTCGGGACCTCGACGTCGACGCCGGCTTCGTCGGCGGCCTGCTGGGCGAGTTCGTAGACTGCGACGCCGAGAGTATCGAGGTCCTGGCAGTTGACCTCGATGGTGCCGAACTGGATGTCTCGCGAGTCACAGATGCGGCTGATGTTCTTGCAGACGGCTTTCGTGATGAGAGATTTCCCCGTCCCGGACGGCCCGTAGAGAAAGAGGTTCGGTGGCCGGTTGTCACCGAGTGCGACGCGCAGCATCTTGGTGACTTCCTGGAGCTGTTCGTCACGCCCGACGATGCGGTCTTCTTCGACGACGTGGTTGGGATCGAGCAACGAGCGGTCGCGGATGAGACCGTCTTGTTCGTCGAATTCCAACAGCATATCTTCGATTGATTGGGATGGCGTCCCGCTATCCTCGCCAGAAGCTGCGCTGGGAGCGTGTTGAGACTCGGAAGATTCCGTGGAAGAGTTCCGCTGGGTGGCGTCAGTCTCTAATGACTCCGGATCGGGAGGGGTGTCCTCGGAGTCGTCAGCGTCCATGTTGAAGCCCATACAAGGCAGAAGTAAAAATGTTCCCCACCCCTATCGAAGTGTAAATCATGTAGTGAGGCGCGCATTCACCTCGATAGTGCCAATACAGTTCGTTTCTCTGCTAGTTTCCTGATGCGCCTAACGAAGTGTTCAGAACGATTCTTGACGAAACGACTGGAGACACACACCCCTCTATCGATGTGTTCGACGAATCTGCTGTGAGGGTGAATCTGAACCTAGCATCGAGGATCCAGCCACTATCAAGACAGCGTGTACAGCCTAGTTTCACGGAATACAGCATGGAATACTGCTATTCAACGTGTTTCTGTCATCGCAAGAAGACTGTCTATTCTCTTCTTCTCTTCTAGCTTTCTAGAACAAACACACACACACCTCTATCGATGTGTTCGAAGTGTTCAGGTGGCGTCAATATCTGTTCCCTCTCCTCGAACACAATCTCGTACGGTCTCGTATCCGCTGACTCGTCACGAACGGCTCCATGTCCCAGATGACGTCCTCCAAATCATCTGTTTCTCCGTCTGTTCTCCCTTCTCGTGCGTTCTTCTCCTCAGCCCTTCCTTGGATTGAACACATCGATAGAGGGGTGTCTGTCTATACTCCCTCCTACGCATCGAGTCTCGTCACTCGCGACATTCTCTGCTGACTTGGACCGCTCTCCCGAACACATCGATAGAGGGGTCTCTCCTACTCACTCTCTACTCCAGTGGGGGTAGCAGACTCTGCAAACCTTAACCAACAAATCTTGCAATGTCGTCGGCTTGTTGGTTAACACTCCACTCTGACAGCGTGTTGTCCGATCTACCCACAGGTTCCGTCTATCGAGGCTTCTTGCGTCTTCTTGGTCCTAATCCCAGGAGATCACTCCGATCCGCTCCGTTACAACCCTCAGCTAAATGACGGGACGAACACGGTGGATTCTACAGCTTGTCGAGAGACCGTTTGCTCATCTCAAGTCGCGACTAAACTACGGGCTACGTGCCAGAACGACCAAACCGGGAATTTCGAGGAGTTCGATCAGTCTTAGACACAGAGCAGCTGCAACCAGTTCCTCCTCAGACCTGTCCTCTCTGTTGGTTACTCTTCAAGGTCGACGTATTGACTCTCCCATTCACGGCGGGCCGAAAGTTCCCGTTTCCCTCGTCGTGTTACTGTGTAGAAGTTTGTTCGCTCGTCGAGTTCGCCTTTGTCGACGAGGCCTTTGTCGACGAGAGTATCGAGATTCGGATAGAGGCGCCCGTGGTGAATCTCGGATTCGTAGTACTCCTCGAGCTCGTCTTTGATTGCGAGACCGTGTGGTTCCTCTAAGCCAGCGACGGCGTAGAGGAGGTCACGCTGGAATCCTGTAAGGTCGTACATATCCCTTATCGCGTCTCTGAATTGTATAATTGTTATTCTTCCTCGCTATCCGACCTGAGTAATGTACGAATGTCTTTAACCTCGTTTCAAAACGGTGAACGACCGGGGTTTCTATTCTAGTGGTTTTCGTCGCACTCCATGTCGGTCCGGGAGTGCCCCATGACTACCTAGCCCCGCTCGTTCGACACGCCGGCGAGGACTTCACCGTCTACCTCTCCGACCAGTTCGGCGTCGGCCACTCCGATGAACCAGCACCGTGCGACAACGAGTACATTCTCCTGGACACGGCGCGTCTCCGCGATGGGACGTCCGCGACCAGATTTGCGATATTGACGCGCCGACACTCGTCCTCTCCACCGAGTACGACGAAATCAAGCCGTCGATTGCACGCGACATCACCGGCCGCATCCCGAACTCGGAGATCCACGTTTTCGAGGAGAGCAGCCACATGCCGTTCTGGGAGGAACCCGACGCCAACTGCGAAGTCGTCGAATCCTTCCTCGCAGAATGACGCAAATGGGGCTGCTGATTTTCGGAGGCTGACCCGGCAGGTAACGAACTTGATGAGCGGCCGCTCATTAGCTCCAGTGTCTAACCAACAACCACGGAGAGGCAGCACAAATTTGTTGGTTAAGGAAAATCCGAGCTAGATCCCCTGAGCAAGAATGCGAATCGTCCCTCTAAGGGGGCAGGCCAAATGCACGGCGCGCAAACGCGCGCCGCTTACCGCCACAGCCACCGCTACCGGGAAGGCGAGCTGCTGAAGCCACCAAAGAAGACCAGATAGGAACTCGGCAAAGCAGCTTGTCAGGAGCGTCTACGGGGTGATGTGAGCTATCACTTTTGCCCGCTATTCGGTTAGCGAGTCGCGGACCCGTCGCGGAATCTGTGGGTAGTCGAACGTGGGCCGCGAGTCAGGACCGGTTGGCTCAACGCTACACTCGATCAAGGAGGGGCCGTCACGTGCGACAGCGTCGTCGTACGCGTCAGCAAATGCCTCGTTCGTCTCGACGCTCGTCGCCGGCAACCCTTGCGCTTCAGCGGCAGCTGTGAAGTCGATTTCAGGGGTCGGCTGTCCACCGGTGGTCCCGTAGATACCGTTATCGAAGCACACGACAGTGAGGTTAGGCTGGTCCGCGGTCGCGACGGTCGAGAGCACGCCCAAGGACATCGTCAGCGATCCATCACCGGCGAGTACGGTCACCTGCTCGCTGGTTCCATGCGCGACGCCGACGCCGGTCGCAGTTGTCGAGCCCATGCTCCCCCAGAGGTAGAAGTTGCGGTCGCGGTCTGCGACACCCGCCAGTACGTAGGAAGCGACGCCGAGATTCGAGACCACGACCGCGTCGGGTGTTCGCTCCACGACGGTCGCCGTACAGGTGGCTTGGTCAGCAGGCATCAGTTGGCCTCCTGGCCGTAGCCAGTCACGGTCGCATCGAGAAACACCACGTATGGCGTCCGCGTCGAGAATGCAGTCTCGGCAGCCATCCGGACCGTCTGCTGGAGCGATTGGGCGTCCGAGACGACTGTGTTTCGAACGCCCATCTCGTCCATCATCTCGGGGAGTGCGTAGCCTGTCGGTACTTGCGCGATGTTGAATTCGCCGAGGTCGCCTCGACGCGTGACCAGTGCGAGAAACGGCAACCGAGCGGGTGTCGACAGGGAACCAATCGCGTTAATCGCGTTTGCGAGGCCGCTGGACTGACACATTACGGCGGCCCGTTCGCCGGTCACCCACGCGCCAGAGGCGGCGGCGATGGCGCTTTCTTCACGTTCGACACGGAGTGTGTCGACGTCCGAGTCTTGGAGTGCGTCCAGGACGGCGCCCATCGCGCCATCCGGGAGCTGTGTCACGAAATCAATGCCTGCGTCGTGCAGGCCGTCCACAATTGCCGATTCCCAACCCATGCTTGCTAATCAAGACAGAGGGGCTTCATTATTCGGGGGTCCGAGGCTCGACCGATTATCCACACGAGACCGCGCCCGCTGGCGTGGCTGAGGCCACCAACCCAAACCACTTCCTACCCCAGAGTGCAGCCGAAACTCACTCTCGACACACAAGCCCGTCAGTAGCCCCAGTAAAATAGGCGCGAAGTAGGGCTGCGAATTTCCAATGCATACACAGCGAGATCCAGGATAGCGATTGTTCTGTCGAACCGACTGATTGTGTTGTAATCCACGAGCGCGAGTCCGGGGGTAGTAACTACAATCGCCACGCCGGCCACGAACGCTTGGTAGGATGTTGCTAATGAGAAGTTAGCCTGTGATATCAAACCCTAATTCGACAGATACAAGCTATGAAACGCGTACTGACGATTAGGACAAGACATATATTCGTTAGGAGTTGCTTTCTCGAGGGATGCACGAATTCAGTAGAAGAACAGTGCTGTCCGGGGTTGCTAGTATCGCTCTCGGGACAGGAGTAGGTGCTGCAAACGGAAAACCCGGTCGTGGACGAGATAAGAACGGCTCAGGTGTACGTATAAAAACCACTGATGATGTCTCAGATATAGAGCGCTGCCGTCTCCCCCGATCAACAATGGACGCCGTGGGGGTCGAGCCAGGCCATCAAATTAGGCTTGTATACGATGGTGCGTCCGCCGTGTTTACGGCGTCTGTCTCGGATGACAAGTTCGGCTACGTCAATTCTGGTGGGCGTGACCGTTTAGGAGCGAGTGGCGGTAGTTTCTGTGTTGATACTGACTCGAATGTTGTCAATCCAACACTAGATGTGGGGACTGCTGCAGAAGATGGTGGGTTCCTTGAGCGACTGACCGATCCGGGGACAGCGGAACTAGTCGCGCTCGCGCCACATGGGGGGTATATTGAGTGGGGGACCGATTCACAGGCAAAACGTATCTCTGAACAACTCGACTCCGTTTCGTGGTACGGTGCAGGATGGTGGCCGGGCGGTGGCGCGTACCGTCGATGGCATATCACCTCCACAGATATCCATCCCGCATCGTTCCCGGCACTAGACGAGATATCCAACCGAGGCTTCGAGTACGCAGTGAGCTTTCACGGCTGGTC contains these protein-coding regions:
- a CDS encoding PadR family transcriptional regulator, encoding MYDLTGFQRDLLYAVAGLEEPHGLAIKDELEEYYESEIHHGRLYPNLDTLVDKGLVDKGELDERTNFYTVTRRGKRELSARREWESQYVDLEE
- a CDS encoding thiamine pyrophosphate-dependent enzyme; its protein translation is MPADQATCTATVVERTPDAVVVSNLGVASYVLAGVADRDRNFYLWGSMGSTTATGVGVAHGTSEQVTVLAGDGSLTMSLGVLSTVATADQPNLTVVCFDNGIYGTTGGQPTPEIDFTAAAEAQGLPATSVETNEAFADAYDDAVARDGPSLIECSVEPTGPDSRPTFDYPQIPRRVRDSLTE
- a CDS encoding poly-gamma-glutamate hydrolase family protein, with the protein product MHEFSRRTVLSGVASIALGTGVGAANGKPGRGRDKNGSGVRIKTTDDVSDIERCRLPRSTMDAVGVEPGHQIRLVYDGASAVFTASVSDDKFGYVNSGGRDRLGASGGSFCVDTDSNVVNPTLDVGTAAEDGGFLERLTDPGTAELVALAPHGGYIEWGTDSQAKRISEQLDSVSWYGAGWWPGGGAYRRWHITSTDIHPASFPALDEISNRGFEYAVSFHGWSESHVGVGGAAPAELREAVRDAIAPVVDSDVRLASDGGRDGDSPENIVNWMTESGSGGVQIEQPWSVRDEKHLEVADAVAEVFDSW
- a CDS encoding orc1/cdc6 family replication initiation protein, which translates into the protein MDADDSEDTPPDPESLETDATQRNSSTESSESQHAPSAASGEDSGTPSQSIEDMLLEFDEQDGLIRDRSLLDPNHVVEEDRIVGRDEQLQEVTKMLRVALGDNRPPNLFLYGPSGTGKSLITKAVCKNISRICDSRDIQFGTIEVNCQDLDTLGVAVYELAQQAADEAGVDVEVPKHGVATKEKWDELYRIVNENFDSVVFVLDELDMLVGRRDKQDPAFSRLLYQLSRAGASDDLQAYISVVAISNDTKMMESVGSRALSSFTPEDVHFDDYDANQLQSILRRRQDAFHDGVVNDEVIPLAAAFAAQTHGDARKAIDLMRVAGELAEREGDQEIREKHVRMAQDKVEKNRVLEVVRGISTQKKLCLYATASVAAQTDGGTARSTTGYQVYQYLTESIDADQYHQETYVNKMKELTTYSLVDFERRSHGPSSGMFLEFQFGERPETILETLREDSRIEMVSTDEVESVVKAQVRNET
- a CDS encoding thiamine pyrophosphate-binding protein gives rise to the protein MGWESAIVDGLHDAGIDFVTQLPDGAMGAVLDALQDSDVDTLRVEREESAIAAASGAWVTGERAAVMCQSSGLANAINAIGSLSTPARLPFLALVTRRGDLGEFNIAQVPTGYALPEMMDEMGVRNTVVSDAQSLQQTVRMAAETAFSTRTPYVVFLDATVTGYGQEAN